In Deltaproteobacteria bacterium, a genomic segment contains:
- a CDS encoding phosphomannomutase/phosphoglucomutase, translated as MVAKEKIYREYDIRGVVGEDFDANFAYELGRAFAELMRQRLGDGVYEVAVGRDCRLSGEELGTRLIEGLCDAGMDVVFTGMGPTPQLYYSVFALGTKAGIQITGSHNPADQNGFKMMIGELTLSGADIQLLKKLVNTRRANSYNGPGGGCRELDMTSTYVSELIERSKPHMGQRKLRVVVDAGNGVGGLCGPDVLRGLGCEVIELYTEADGSFPNHHPDPTVLENIAEMRERVVSERADLGIAWDGDADRIGVVDENGAVIYGDMLLILYGRQLLKEVKKPIIIADVKCSEVLFSTLRNEGAEAVMWKTGHSLIKGKLRELNAHLAGEMSGHVFFKHRYYGFDDAIHASARLVEILSNSDKSLGTLLGDIPHMVSTPEIRVDCIEEQKFKIVDIMKSAFSEYTVNTLDGVRVTFPSGWGLVRASNTQPVLVMRFEADSAEHLDEYRKIVESRLEQAVKELG; from the coding sequence TTGGTCGCAAAAGAAAAAATTTATAGAGAGTATGACATTAGAGGCGTGGTAGGCGAAGATTTTGATGCCAATTTTGCCTACGAGCTTGGCCGCGCATTTGCGGAGCTAATGCGCCAGCGCCTTGGCGATGGAGTTTACGAAGTTGCTGTTGGCCGAGATTGTCGCTTAAGCGGAGAAGAATTAGGGACTCGCCTAATAGAAGGATTGTGCGATGCGGGAATGGATGTAGTGTTTACCGGTATGGGACCGACCCCGCAGTTGTACTATTCAGTTTTTGCTCTTGGTACAAAGGCAGGCATACAAATCACTGGCAGTCATAATCCGGCAGACCAGAATGGTTTTAAAATGATGATTGGTGAGTTAACGCTTAGTGGGGCCGACATACAATTGCTAAAAAAGCTCGTAAACACTAGGCGTGCCAATTCGTATAACGGCCCCGGTGGCGGCTGCCGCGAGTTAGACATGACGTCAACTTACGTAAGTGAACTAATCGAGCGCTCAAAGCCGCATATGGGGCAAAGGAAGCTAAGAGTTGTTGTTGATGCTGGAAATGGGGTAGGTGGACTTTGTGGCCCGGATGTTTTGAGGGGCTTGGGTTGCGAAGTAATTGAGCTGTACACCGAGGCTGACGGTAGCTTCCCCAATCATCATCCAGACCCGACGGTGTTAGAAAATATCGCTGAAATGCGCGAGCGCGTCGTCTCCGAGAGGGCGGATTTGGGGATAGCCTGGGATGGCGATGCTGATCGAATTGGGGTGGTTGATGAAAACGGGGCTGTGATCTACGGCGACATGCTGTTAATTCTCTACGGGAGACAACTTCTCAAGGAGGTAAAAAAGCCCATTATCATTGCTGATGTTAAGTGTTCGGAAGTGCTGTTTTCTACTCTTCGCAATGAAGGAGCCGAAGCAGTTATGTGGAAAACTGGCCATAGCTTAATAAAGGGCAAGTTGCGAGAATTAAATGCCCATTTAGCAGGCGAAATGAGTGGTCATGTTTTCTTTAAGCACCGCTATTATGGCTTCGACGATGCGATTCATGCTTCGGCAAGATTAGTAGAGATTTTAAGCAATAGCGACAAGTCACTAGGGACGTTATTAGGCGACATTCCGCATATGGTAAGCACGCCCGAAATTCGCGTAGACTGTATTGAGGAACAGAAGTTTAAGATTGTCGACATTATGAAGTCGGCCTTTTCCGAATACACTGTAAACACGCTCGATGGGGTTCGAGTAACGTTTCCCAGCGGCTGGGGTTTGGTCAGGGCGTCTAACACCCAACCGGTGCTAGTAATGAGATTTGAGGCGGACAGTGCAGAGCATTTGGACGAATACAGAAAGATAGTGGAGTCTAGGCTCGAACAAGCAGTTAAAGAACTTGGCTAA
- a CDS encoding SurA N-terminal domain-containing protein, which yields MNILKSALMFVTIGVFFLLFSPASFAQSAARTDGNIINEVVADIDGEPLTVKDLEQYAALQGQDLPPDIFGGDTKIMQLVKDMVLSKLIEREAKESGIEVSSEEIASYIEEIRRQNGVDIDGFRKLLESRGLSEQDYKRVVAGDILRAKVISAKVRAKVQIVDEDVKRYIEKNPQRIPPAGMVRVEQIFFPIDISANEKALAETLSELRKRIIGGLEFSQAGGANYSDLGYMNLADLSTELRQAAVGLEDGGVSNVIIAGQGVYLLRVSGSTRGENGVAPGMEKQIRDELYQAALKEGLEKFLTEQLPTKYEVEIKL from the coding sequence ATGAATATACTTAAGTCGGCGTTAATGTTTGTCACCATAGGGGTCTTTTTTTTGCTATTTTCGCCGGCCTCTTTTGCGCAATCCGCTGCTAGGACAGACGGCAACATCATTAATGAGGTAGTGGCCGACATCGATGGAGAACCGTTGACAGTTAAAGATTTAGAGCAATACGCAGCCCTTCAGGGACAAGATTTACCGCCAGACATTTTTGGCGGGGACACAAAAATTATGCAGCTCGTCAAGGATATGGTGCTAAGCAAACTAATCGAACGCGAAGCTAAGGAAAGTGGGATAGAGGTGAGTTCCGAGGAGATAGCCTCATATATTGAGGAGATTCGGCGACAGAACGGAGTCGACATAGATGGTTTCCGGAAGTTATTGGAGAGTCGTGGCCTTTCGGAACAAGACTACAAAAGGGTGGTTGCAGGCGATATTTTGCGTGCCAAGGTTATTAGCGCCAAAGTGCGTGCAAAAGTTCAAATAGTCGACGAGGACGTCAAGCGATATATAGAGAAAAACCCACAAAGGATTCCGCCGGCAGGAATGGTTAGAGTAGAGCAGATATTTTTTCCAATCGATATTTCTGCGAACGAAAAGGCTTTGGCCGAGACACTATCGGAGTTGCGAAAAAGAATCATCGGCGGCCTGGAATTCTCACAGGCTGGTGGCGCGAATTATAGTGACCTGGGATATATGAATTTAGCGGATCTATCAACTGAGTTGAGGCAGGCGGCGGTGGGGCTTGAAGACGGTGGCGTAAGTAATGTAATAATCGCAGGTCAGGGGGTTTATTTGTTGCGCGTTTCGGGATCTACGCGCGGAGAGAACGGGGTAGCTCCGGGCATGGAAAAACAGATTCGAGACGAGCTCTACCAAGCTGCGCTTAAGGAAGGGCTAGAAAAATTCCTTACTGAGCAACTACCAACAAAATATGAGGTCGAGATAAAGCTATAG